Sequence from the Bremerella volcania genome:
TCATCATGCGGACGATGAATATATCATAACAAAATATATAGTCATCCATGTTTCAGTGAAAATTTAGCAAACGTTTGAGAAGGTCACCGAGGCTGCAAAGTTGCGGATAGGGCATATGCGCACGGTTTCACTGACGTGGGCCTTCCCCACGGCGATTGCACCATAACTCACCGTCCCAGCAGGACTTCCATGCGGTAGTCATCGCCCCAGCCGCATTTTAATCGTTTGTTCTTCACGCCGACCTTGGCTGTCTTGTTGTTCTTCAGCAGGCTCAGGCTCGTCCTTCGTAGCAGGCTAAAGTTGGCGTCGGCGTGCCCTTTGCGGATGCGAGATTGATCTTCACCGAACGTCACGTCCAGTTGCCAGTGCAGGCTGTTTTCAATGCCCCAATGACCGCGAACGGCCTCGGCGAAACGCTTGCCGGAAAGGTACTTGCTCAGGATATAGTATCGCACCTCGCTCGTCTCGTTCCCGCCTTGCTTCACGATATTGATCGTCATCCCGATCGCCCTCAAGTTCGACCAACGATCTCGTGTGATGATCTCGTCGTTCACAGGGCAGATATAATAGGAACGCGACTCCTCGCGACCATGCCCTTTCTCGTGCGTTTCGTGACGGTGTACTTTGGCTCGCTTGAAATTGCTTTCCTGCTGCGCGACAAAAAAATCTTCGATCGAATCGTGGAGGGTCGGCTGATTGCGCTTCACGGCCAGGCAATAATCGGCTCCCTGGTCGACGATCTTCTGAGCGATGTCCTGTTGGCAACCTTGAGCGTCAATCGTCACTAAACTGCCGGAAACCTCGACGATTTCAAGCAGTTTGGGAATGGCGGTGATCTCGTTGCTCTTCGCGTCGGTTACTACCTGGCCGAGACTCACATGATTGGCAGTCGCCCAGGCACTGACCATGTGAATGGCCGCCTTGCTGCTGGCCTTGTCGAAACTCCGCCGCAGCGTCTTGCCGTCAATCGCGATGATCTGCCCGTCGGTGATTTCGTGTAAGGCGGTGATCCAAGTCAGCAAACACTTCTCAAACTCAGCCGGATTCAGCGAAGCCAAGATCGCATTAAAGCGATCGTGCGAAGGGATGCCGGAACTCAAATCAAGGAACTTACCCAGCCACTCCTTCTTCATCTCGGCCCAGTCGGCGATAGCCACAAAATCATCCGCCCCACTCATCACCGCACACAGCGCGATGGTCACGATATTCGTTAACGGATAAGTCACCTTGCGAGTCCGCGGATCGGTCAGATCGGCAAAGCACTCTTGAAGGGAAACAGGCGAACGTGACGACATGAGAAAGGCACCTGAGAACACCGGATCAGGCCGCGACAACCTCCGTCACAAAATCGCCTGACCGCCATTGCCTCAGTGTCGCAGATAACCCATCATGGCGCAATCGCCGTGGGGCCTTCCCTAAGCAGATATAATACGATCAGCCGCAGGGGAAATTGAGTCCTGAGTGTCGTTGGTAAGAGAATTTCACCGAGAAGCAATACTGGTTTTCGTCTGGATCGAGAACTCAAAGCTACGTCCTGGCGAATTGCGAGCACGCGTCGGAAAACCACGGCGAATTCCTCACACCACTTGGCGAATTGCATACGTCGTGCGTTCAGAAGCGCAGACGGGTGCGTGGGACAGCAATATGAGTGGACTTCAGAGGGATGGGAGGAATGGGCAAAAATTCTGAAGAGTTATATGACAACCGAATTACAAGTTATTGACGTCTGCGCACCCAATCCGATAGGGGCGACCAACGGAAGTCCCGGAATTCGTGGCGAAATGGCTGGCAGAAGCATTCGATTTTATGCGCAGACATCAATAAAAGGTTCCCTGTTAGTGGAGCACGCTAACGACGAAACTAAACACGTTCTCTCCTGAGAAAGTCGTAGTGACGCATCACGCAGCGTTCATGTGGTGTTGGCTTTTGGCCAGCGTGAATCGGGTGCACGACATTTCGTCAGTAATCAGCCGAAGAGTCGTGTCGAATTGCACTGCTAGAGTAGGATGCGTGCGCAAGTCATGTGGCGGCTGTCGGCACCATGAACGTTGCTAAAGCGAGGCAATCTCGGTCTTATGAGAAGGAGCAACGGAATACGGCCATCGTGAGATGTCGACGATCCGCGGCGCAAAACGCAAAGAATCATGGGAAAGGTATGTCGCATGCGTTCCTGGCTTAAATCGGTGGCCCTGTGGTGGAACGACTGGGTCGGCGACAAGGAGATGGAGAATTCCATTCGTCAGCATCTGGACCAGGCGGGTTACTATGGCCGGACGGCTGCCTTGTCGGGTGTACGGCTGGTGGCGATTGAGCGGCCGGGCTGGGTGCAGATCTATCGCTTTGAGGCTAAGGGCCGCGTGCGGGTCGACCACGAAGAAAGCGATGCCCCAGAGCCCTCGCCGCAATACGATCAACTATTTGGACTTGTCCTCCACGACTTCCGCAAATCGATCATGGATGTCCGAGTGTTCACGGACCCTGTGCCACGCCGAGCACTGTTTCTCAGGTGGTCCGAAGGACTCATTCAGCTTCGCGGAGCGGCGGGGTTAAGTTGATTAGCTCAATCTAGCTTACGCCAGAATGTCTTTGACGACGTGTCCATGCACATCGGTCAAACGGAAGTCTCTTCCCTGATGGCGAACGGTTAGCTTCTCGTGGTTGATGCCTAACAGATGCAGCATCGTGGCGTGGAAGTCGTGGACGTGGACGATGTCTTCAACTGCGTTATATCCCAGGTCGTCCGTCTTTCCGTGCTTGATGCCTCCTTTGATGCCGCCGCCTGCCATCCAGATCGAGAAGCCCTTGATGTGATGGTCGCGGCCGCTTCCTTGAGCCATCGGGGTTCGCCCGAATTCAC
This genomic interval carries:
- a CDS encoding ISAs1 family transposase, whose amino-acid sequence is MSSRSPVSLQECFADLTDPRTRKVTYPLTNIVTIALCAVMSGADDFVAIADWAEMKKEWLGKFLDLSSGIPSHDRFNAILASLNPAEFEKCLLTWITALHEITDGQIIAIDGKTLRRSFDKASSKAAIHMVSAWATANHVSLGQVVTDAKSNEITAIPKLLEIVEVSGSLVTIDAQGCQQDIAQKIVDQGADYCLAVKRNQPTLHDSIEDFFVAQQESNFKRAKVHRHETHEKGHGREESRSYYICPVNDEIITRDRWSNLRAIGMTINIVKQGGNETSEVRYYILSKYLSGKRFAEAVRGHWGIENSLHWQLDVTFGEDQSRIRKGHADANFSLLRRTSLSLLKNNKTAKVGVKNKRLKCGWGDDYRMEVLLGR